One window from the genome of Scatophagus argus isolate fScaArg1 chromosome 13, fScaArg1.pri, whole genome shotgun sequence encodes:
- the LOC124069760 gene encoding dnaJ homolog subfamily C member 5-like gives MSDGRQRTLSTSGESLYQVLALEKGCSHDDIKKSYRKLALRYHPDKNPDNPEAAEKFKELNSAHAVLSDLTKRNIYDSYGSLGLYVAQQFGEDNVNTYFMLSTWWAKGLFVVCGLLTGCYCCCCLCCCCNCCCGKLKPTPSGEGAEPDYVSPDDLEEEMFNNPDNDVETPIVQQPTNASEKTQLITDGHRRYGDTYT, from the exons ATGTCTGACGGGAGGCAGCGAACTTTGTCCACCTCCGGAGAGTCTCTGTATCAGGTCCTGGCTCTGGAGAAGGGCTGCAGCCATGATGACATCAAGAAGTCCTACAG GAAGCTGGCGTTGCGGTACCACCCTGATAAGAACCCCGACAACCCAGAGGCTGCAGAGAAGTTCAAGGAACTGAACAGCGCTCACGCAGTCCTGTCCGACCTCACCAAGAGAAACATCTATGACTCGTATGGCTCACTGGGCCTCTATGTGGCCCAGCAGTTCGGAGAAGACAACGTTAACACGTACTTCATGCTGTCCACCTGGTGGGCCAAG GGTCTGTTTGTGGTCTGTGGGTTACTGACTGgatgttactgctgctgctgtctctgctgctgctgtaactgctgctgtgGGAAGCTGAAGCCAACGCCCTCAGGTGAGGGGGCGGAGCCTGACTATGTCTCCCCCGACGACCTGGAAGAGGAGATGTTCAACAACCCCGACAACG acGTTGAAACTCCGATTGTTCAGCAACCGACAAACGCCAGCGAGAAAACTCAGCTGATCACTGACGGACACCGCAGATATGGAGACACGTACACATGA